One part of the Arabidopsis thaliana chromosome 4, partial sequence genome encodes these proteins:
- the GATA3 gene encoding GATA transcription factor 3 (GATA transcription factor 3 (GATA3); CONTAINS InterPro DOMAIN/s: Zinc finger, NHR/GATA-type (InterPro:IPR013088), Transcription factor, GATA, plant (InterPro:IPR016679), Zinc finger, GATA-type (InterPro:IPR000679); BEST Arabidopsis thaliana protein match is: GATA transcription factor 7 (TAIR:AT4G36240.1); Has 35333 Blast hits to 34131 proteins in 2444 species: Archae - 798; Bacteria - 22429; Metazoa - 974; Fungi - 991; Plants - 531; Viruses - 0; Other Eukaryotes - 9610 (source: NCBI BLink).), with the protein MELWTEARALKASLRGESTISLKHHQVIVSEDLSRTSSLPEDFSVECFLDFSEGQKEEEEEVVSVSSSQEQEEQEHDCVFSSQPCIFDQLPSLPDEDVEELEWVSRVVDDCSSPEVSLLLTQTHKTKPSFSRIPVKPRTKRSRNSLTGSRVWPLVSTNHQHAATEQLRKKKQETVLVFQRRCSHCGTNNTPQWRTGPVGPKTLCNACGVRFKSGRLCPEYRPADSPTFSNEIHSNLHRKVLELRKSKELGEETGEASTKSDPVKFGSKW; encoded by the exons ATGGAGCTGTGGACAGAAGCTAGAGCCTTAAAGGCAAGTCTAAGAGGAGAATCTACTATATCTCTCAAACATCACCAAGTGATTGTGTCGGAAGATTTAAGCCGAACTTCTTCCTTGCCGGAAGATTTCTCCGTTGAGTGTTTCCTCGATTTCTCAGAaggtcaaaaagaagaagaagaagaagttgtctctgtttcttcttcacaagagcaagaagaacaagaacatgaTTGTGTCTTTAGTTCACAACCTTGCATCTTTGATCAACTTCCTTCTTTGCCG GATGAAGATGTGGAAGAGCTTGAATGGGTATCTCGTGTTGTGGATGATTGTTCATCACCAGAAGTTTCACTTCTCTTAACACAAAcacataaaaccaaaccaagcTTCTCAAGAATTCCGGTTAAACCAAGAACCAAACGGTCTCGGAACAGTTTAACCGGTAGTCGTGTTTGGCCACTCGTTTCAACCAATCATCAACATGCAGCAACAGAGcagttgaggaagaagaaacaagaaactgtCCTTGTGTTTCAACGAAGATGCAGCCATTGTGGCACAAACAACACACCACAGTGGAGAACCGGTCCGGTCGGTCCAAAAACCTTATGTAATGCATGTGGAGTCCGGTTTAAGTCTGGTAGGCTCTGCCCGGAATACAGACCGGCGGATAGTCCGACGTTCTCGAATGAGATTCACTCAAATCTTCATAGGAAGGTTCTGGAATTAAGAAAGAGTAAAGAGTTGGGTGAAGAAACAGGTGAAGCTAGTACTAAATCAGACCCAGTCAAATTTGGCAGCAAGTGGTAG
- a CDS encoding uncharacterized protein (unknown protein; Has 9 Blast hits to 9 proteins in 3 species: Archae - 0; Bacteria - 0; Metazoa - 0; Fungi - 0; Plants - 8; Viruses - 0; Other Eukaryotes - 1 (source: NCBI BLink).) produces the protein MDLSDDDGSGEKKSNDGSGDGKKSDDGSSNNDDDDYTPNDDPQSTWFKVFKLLATRLHYIGVKRSCERSVKRKWKFLKFINISQAKKLQLLAKAKGKEHQTFVEYTCLGKASRDFSQTYTSFLTWCFFGSLTCISFVWGLWNTSKTDRSLADLWLEINKKSVVIHEFKKEMSAKNALYMHRLDEITKVAKQNQEDLQKIVALLVSKK, from the exons ATGGATCTG agtgatgatgatggatccGGTGAGAAAAAGAGCAATGATGGATCCGGCGATGGGAAAAAGAGTGATGATGGATCCAGCAATAATGACGATGATGATTACACACCTAATGACGATCCACAATCGACATGGTTCAAGGTTTTTAAACTTTTAGCAACTAGGCTTCATTACATCGGGGTCAAGAGATCATGCGAGAGGAGCGTCAAACGCAAATGGAAGTTTCTCAAATTTATCAACATATCTCAAGCTAAGAAGCTTCAACTACTGGCTAAAGCTAAAGGGAAGGAGCATCAAACTTTTGTGGAGTACACTTGCCTAGGTAAGGCCTCCAGAGATTTCTCACAAACCTATACCTCGTTTCTCACTTGGTGTTTCTTTGGCTCTCTTACTTGCATCTCCTTCGTTTGGGGGTTATGGAACACCTCTAAAACGGATAGAAGCCTAGCCGACTTGTGGTTGGAGATAAACAAGAAGAGTGTGGTTATCCATGAGTTTAAGAAAGAGATGAGTGCCAAAAATGCTCTCTACATGCACCGGCTTGATGAGATTACAAAGGTTGCAAAGCAAAATCAGGAAGATCTTCAAAAGATCGTGGCACTTCTCGTATCTAAAAAGTGA
- the CIB22 gene encoding LYR family of Fe/S cluster biogenesis protein (LYR family of Fe/S cluster biogenesis protein; FUNCTIONS IN: catalytic activity; INVOLVED IN: photorespiration; LOCATED IN: mitochondrial membrane, plasma membrane, respiratory chain complex I; EXPRESSED IN: 25 plant structures; EXPRESSED DURING: 15 growth stages; Has 30201 Blast hits to 17322 proteins in 780 species: Archae - 12; Bacteria - 1396; Metazoa - 17338; Fungi - 3422; Plants - 5037; Viruses - 0; Other Eukaryotes - 2996 (source: NCBI BLink).), protein MSGVSTAAYFARRAAQKERVRILYRRALKDTLNWAVHRHIFYRDASDLREKFNVNQDVEDVDRIDKLIAHGEAEYNKWRHPDPYIVPWAPGGSKFCRNPTPPAGIEIVYNYGLEDNP, encoded by the exons ATGAGCGGAGTTTCGACGGCGGCGTACTTTGCGCGGCGAGCGGCTCAGAAGGAGAGAGTTCGAATCCTTTACCGTCGTGCCCTTAAGGATACTCTCAATTGGGCTGTTCATCGCCATATCTTCTACCGTGAC GCTTCTGATCTGCGTGAGAAGTTCAATGTCAACCAAGATGTG GAGGATGTCGACAGAATCGACAAACTGATTGCTCATGGTGAAGCAGAATACAACAAATGGCGGCACCCTGATCCTTATATCG TTCCATGGGCTCCTGGTGGCTCAAAGTTCTGTAGAAACCCGACTCCGCCTGCTGGG ATTGAGATTGTGTACAACTATGGTCTAGAAGACAACCCATAA